The segment TGACGTCTTGGCGCGCTTTCGCGACCTAAGCCTTGCCCCAACTCTGGGTTCGTGACCAGGATCAGGTCATGCTACCACGAGGGCTCGGGCATTTCTGCGACCAACCCTCCAATTTCGCTTCTTCCATGCCTTTTCTAGAACAATTCCCAACCCGCGCTCCCCGCTGCAATCTGATGATGTGATATAACAACCTCGTCGCACCAACGCCAGCTGATGCCTGTCCGGGTACACGTTCGTCCACTCCTTTGCCCCCTAATATTTGTCGCCGTTACCTGGATACCCCTCATCAACCCCGGTGCGCGCCCCAAAATCGGTTGCATTGGACTGAACGAACGGTATCTTCGGCATGTCAAGAAGTTGTTACTCGTAGTATTGGAACCTGCTAGTCATTGGGATTTTGTGTCAAGATGGAGGACTATGTTGATATCCCCGAGGAGTCACGGCGACACATCGAGGCTTTGTTGGCAAGACATCATCCGCAAATGATTCAGAGAATGTTTTCACAGACACTCGAGTCTCGTAGGTTTGGTGTTCTTACCTGCTTGACACTAGGCTTACGGTAGACAGGTCGCAATTCTGTATCATCTCTGGCATCCACAAACACCACTGCGACGAGCTCAACTTCGTCATCTGGCTCCTCGTGGCGATCCCGCTTGTCCATCGCATCGACTTTCTCCACTTCCACTGGTAGCAGCGATGCGGCCTCGGTCGCTTCATCGGCCTCTTCGCGCTTCAAGCTGAGAGGAGCAGGGCCCCGTTCGTATCCAGTTGGCCTTGATCCAACCCGGCCCGTTCCTGCTATGTTGACGCCTGCTTCTGATGTTAGCAGTCCCCTTGACAGTCAGCTTGAGCATGGTGTTACTCCCACAGACGATATCAGCATCGCCTCAGACATCTTATTTCCCGATGAGAAAGGTCAAAGCCAGTCTGGGGAGTCGTACATGTTTTGTACTTACTGCGCCGAACAAAAGTCTCTGAAGACCTTCAAGGCAAAGTCTGACTGGAAGAAGCATGAAATGAGGATGCATGAGACTGGCGAAGATTGGGGTTGTGTGGTGATTGGGTGTAGTCGCATTTTCGATCGTCAGAAAGATTTCATCAAGCACCACCAACGTTACCACTCTGGACGGCCCCTGCCCTCTTTGACGGACATTGGCATTACTCTGCTCCCCAGAAGAGTCTTCGGTTGTGGCTTCGACAAGTGCAAGGAAGTGAGCATTGGTTGGGACGACCGGTGTGATCACGTTGCAAAACATATGAAAAACGGTGCAACATCCGAGCAGTGGAGGTACTCGAACGTGCTACGTAACCTGATACGACAAGAAGCGCTACACGAGACTTGGAAGGAAATAGTCGCTTGTCTGGATGAGCGATTGAAAGAGAATCGAGCGCAGATCAGCTGGTGCCCTGACAATACCAGAGTCTTACGACAGAAGCTGCAATGCTGTGACCTCAGACCAAGTCGGGAGGAGGTTCTCATTACGGCTCTGAGCTTGCGGTCCGATATTGTAGTGGACGCTGTTCACCAACAGCTTCCGACTGGCTTCGTCACCCCTAGCAGAGACTCTGTGCCGCATGTCGACAGGTTGACCCGTGAGCAACGCATGCAGATACTCATCGGACACTCGAACGTCCAACTATCTCGGACAAGACTGGCAGGTCTCAATGCCGCCTTGCTTGGCGTCACAACGCACACGCCAAACTATCATTGCGGATCGTCGCCCTTTGCTGAGCCCAACTCGCCCACTATCGATACGACCGAGCGGCGTATCAGCTACATGGATATAGACccaggagattacttagacGTCGCGCAGCCTCCCATACCGGATCTTCATCTCAGCATGAGCGCGCCTCAAATCCATACTCCTGTCACCGACAACGGGCAGTCACTGCAACAACAGCCGGCCAACTACATCGACCAGAACAAGTCATCCCCGAATCCGCTGGGGCGGTACTACCCCAACTACTTCGATGTTGCACCCCAGTTCGAAGAGTCACAGTATTACGACCGACCGTCACTCGGTCAGATGATTGCAAAGCCTCTGCACAAGATTGGTAACCGCTTGAGCCCATCCAGAAACAGCTCACGACCGACATCACATGTTGAGCAAAGCCATGCCGACATCGATTTCGGCATTCAAAACCCAGTGGCAGCTTTGAGCATGCGTAACATGCATGCACACATTCAACCGCAGCAGCATATGCAGTCATCGCAACATTACCAGCAGCAACATGCACAACAGCAGccgcaacagcaacagcaacagcaacagcaaccaATTGTGCATCCCCAGCCCCAACACTTCCGCAACCCTGCACAAATGCAGGGTCAACTACATTTGTTCACGACTCACAACTAGCGATGTTGACGACATCATTATTTTGGCATTCAGCGAGCATATGGACGTTTCGTTTGTTTTTTTATTGATACCCCGTGCTTCGGCACCTTGATAGATGTGTACTATAAAGTATTGTGCATTGTGGAGAATAGAGCCGTCAGGCAAGTCTCGATATACCAGCTTGATTTCTATCTTCGCCGAGTGCTGCGTGGTTGTGCTTATCCAGAGCCAGTCGTGATCGTCCGCAAAGCCGATGATCGTCGCTCGTAAGAGTGCAATAGCCGTGCTGGTGTTGTCATTGATGGTCTATGCGGACCCACCGAGGGAGAAAGAAGTTGATCCATGGACTCACGCCGCAGTGGCGGCACAAGCCAACGTGACCGACGGTGGAAACAGATAAGCCCAGAGGGTACTTTGCGTGGTTTGATTATTCCACCACGAGGGTATCATCTTGGGGGACCTTGATTGTCAGATTCCGAAAGCGAGCTCTGAGGTGGATCAGACACAGAAGCCATCCTGAGAGCCATGTCACAAAACATCAAAACATCCCGCCGCCAGCCACTTAATATCCCGCGTGAAACTCTCCTTCCCTGATTCACTTCACTTCGCTCCCCGTCGAGCCCCAAACGCATTTCATCACTCTCTCAAGGACTAACCCCTACCGACAACAACATTCTCCCCCTCTCCACTCACTCATACTCATGCGCCCTCTGCACGTCCGTAAACCCCTCGATCACAACCCTCGCCCACACCTCCCCATCCCCGTCTGCATGCGCGGCGACATGCCGGCCCTGACGCCCTTCTCGTACGCGTGCTCGAAGCGGTGGAAGTCCTGCTTGACAGTGCAAGTAGAGCCTCCAATGCAGATCGCCCACAGTGTGCAGCGCGGGGCCGAGCGGTGTGCCATCGCTCAGGGAGGCGAAGTAGGCTGGTGGGATGCTCCTCGGTCACGACCACGCCCGTGTCCTCCAGAGCATGGTGGCGTGTGGAGTGGCTGTAGGTTCCGGGAAGCGGGTTGAGTTGGGAATGGAGGGTTTTCAATTGGCGTTTGGTGTCGTTGGAGATGGGAGGAGTCGTGTTTCCATGCCAGCGCAGTGTTGTATCACAGGGCGCGCGCTTCCTTCACTGCGGGCTCAGCACAGCTGCACGGTTGTTCGCGGTAGGTAGGCTCGGTTTGGAGTTCTCTCGCCTGGTGCTTGCCTATGTGGATCTCGTCTACACCGGTATTGTTATTCTTGGCGGCTTGCTTTTGATGTCGGGAGTGTAGCAGTACTACCACATCGCACTCAACTGAAAGAGCAGACCCATGTGTTATGAAGATATTCTTATTCATTATCATGACGCGGTCATTATATACTCGCTAATTACATTGAAAGATTCATAGATCTACGCACCGACAACGGTGATCTTCTCCTGCTTAACAATGTCCCTGCTGCTGAAGCCCAGGTAGAGGGTGAACTCGCCCTCAGGGATAACCCACTGCTGGCTGATGATGTCCCAGTAGGACAGATCACGGCGCATGAGCTCAAAGCCGACGGTCTGACTCTCGCCAGCCTCCAGGTAGACTTTCTCAAAGCCACGGAGCTGCTTGGGCGGTGTGCCAACAGGTGTGCTCTCGGGGAAGCCTACGTACAGCTGGGGAACGCCAGCGCCTGCGACGTCGCCAGAGTTGGTGAGCAAGATGGTGACGTTGTAGATGGATTCCCAGAGCGCGGGGTTGCCACCGGGCATGATGGGGCGGTCCTCGGGGTGGGCAGTGATGTTGTTCTCGAGAGGAGTGGCAGTCACGTCGGAGATGTTGAAGGTGGTGTAGGAGAGACCAAAGCCGAACTCGTAACGGACGGAGATGTTGTGGGCGTCGAAGTAGCGGTAATCAATCTCGAGCTTCTCGTCGAACCAAGATTGCCAGTCAAAGTAACCGGTAGTGTTGATGGCAGTAGTGGGAGGAGCGTTGTAGTCGGAGCCGTTCTTTGCAATAGTGTAGGGTAGATGACCGCTAGGGTTGACGTCGCCGTAGAGGATGTCAGTGAGCGAGTAGCCAGACTGCTCACCAGGGTAGTGGGCGGCAAGGATGGCTGTGATGTTCTCGTGGTCAGACCAAGGGAGAGTGTTGATGCCGGAGGAGTGGGTGACGACAACGGTGTTGTTGCACTTGGAAGCGACGTTCTCAACGACAGCGTTACCATCCCAGTCAACGTTGAGATGCTCGCGATCGGCAGCCTCTTCGGCCCAGGTCTTTAGAAGAACGATACAGACATTGGGAAGCTCGCTGATCCAGAGGTCGTCGAGGTCACTGGTCGCAATCTCAGTGTTGTTGAGGAAGTACTGAACAATCTTGGTTCCGTTCTCGGCGGCACGTTCCTGGATTGCACGCAGAGGAGTAACGAGGGAGGAAACCTGGCCAGTTCCAGAGCCTCCGCCAGCGAGAAGTGTTCCATATTCGTAGTTTTTCTGGTTCAACTGCTTCATCGGCTCAGCAGCGTCGTTGCCGAATACAGCGATGTTCCTGGGGGCATTGAGAGGAAGAGAGCCAGTGTTCTTGAGGAGGACGGTACCAGCAGCACCATGGCGGCGGATGAGGGCGCTGTGGTTACCACGAACATCGCGGCTGCTCTCACCGGTCAAGTTGAATTCACGAGTCCAGGTGTCGACGGGAGAGAAGTCGTTCAGAGCCGGGGTGCTGGGATCGACGGTGGGGAAATCCTTGTCCTGGCCGAGCCAGTAGTAAGGAGTCATGATGCGCACGATCATGTCGTCCACACGAGTAACATCGAGTGTATCGTTGTTGACAGCCAAGGTCACGTTGCCACCGAAGAACGAAGGAGCACCGAAAGCCCGACCGTAGGATCCAAGACCTCCAGGCATGTTCATATCAAGACCAGCCTCAATAGAAGCCATTCCGCTGTGGACCGCACCCCAATCGGACATGACGTAACCCTGGAAACCCAGCTCAGTCTTGAGCAGGCCGTTCAGGGACTTTGAGTTCTGGCAGCTGTACGATCCGTTGATGCGCTGGTAGCTGCACATGAAAGAAGCAGCCTTGGCCTTGACAGCGTTGGCAAAGGGCCACATGTAGATCTCGTGGATAGTACGGTCATCGATATTGGATGACACAGCAGCGGTGTCGGTGTCGGTAGTGGTGCCGTTCTTGGTGAAGACAGGGTAGCGGGCAGTCTCCTGCTCGTTTCCGATCCAGTGCTTTGCCGTAGCCTGGACACCGGCATCCTGGTGACCAATGATGGTCTCTTCCATGGCAATACCAGAGAGGTAGGGGTCCGCGGCGAATCCCTCCCAGTTGCGGCCAGCATAGGCAGAGCGACCGAGAGGTCCAGCAACAGGGCTAAGGGCAATATGGGCACCCTTGGCCTTGAACTCCTGACCCATGGCGAAACCACGCTCGTGCATCAGGGTTCTATCCCACGATGCTCCAGCAGAAACACCAGCAGAGAAGACACTGGCGTAGTCTGCAACGCGAATGGCCAAAGGTCCATCCTGCAAGCAGAGACCTTGGAAGCCAAGACGGGGAATAGCCACAATGTTGCCAATACAAGGTCCGGCCTGGCCAGTGACCATGTCAGCCTTCTCCTCGATGGTGAGTTGGTCAACGAAGGCACGAGCCTTTGCGACCGACTCCTCCCAGCCGCCAGTTGCACTTGTAGAGATGTTGGCTAGTTGTTGTTAGGATACCGATATGTCGAGGCAACATCACCGAGTACTCACGGGAAGGGTAGACTGCAGGTGAGTGGCCACGATCATCCAAGATGGTTGTGTTCAGAGGCTGAACATACGAGAACGCATCCTCAGCCCTGGAGCCAGAGTAATATGCCTGAGCATTGACAGCAGTAAGGACTGCAAGTGCTGAAAGAAGGGCTGCCATGTTGTGTAATGGACAAGTTGATAGTGCCTTGTTCTCCCAAAAGCCGTCCACACCGGCCCTTATGTACTCTTCATTCTGCAAAAGCACGCCCACAGCTTGTCGAGTCAGCAATTCAGCTTTCCTGTTAATCTACATGGCTGTACTAGAGCTGCCGAACCGAAGTTTGGCCGTGTGGAGAAATAGATGGCTTGGAGGCTCCCAGATTGGGGCTCTCAACGTCATCCTGTCCCTGGCGAAGCACTGCCAAGGCGTAAGTTCAAGTCTTGCATGCGCTCCGGCACTTTCGCGTGACTCGTGCCAAAGACGCAAAGAACAACGTCCGGATAGAAGAGGATTGTGCCACTGCGATCTTCAACATGCCTTTGAGGAAGGAGGTAGACCGACCTTAGCGAGTCGTTCCTGTCTACCATGTTGCTTCTGTTGAACATATGTCTGCTCATCCATCACCATAGACGGTAATCTCCATCTCGTCAGGTGCTCATCTCAGCACAACCCCATTGTCAACCTGCTCTTACGACTCGTGTCAGCGGGGTGGACAGCGGTGCCCATGACAGCCACAACGGCATCGGCCGCCAGCACCCTTGCTCTTAGTCAACGGCATCGCGACAAAGAGCCAGGCGGCGTGTGATGGTGCGAGGTCTGTGTGCGGACCTCGTGGCTTGCAAAACCTGAGCAATTACCGGCGATTGAAAGCGTACTAGGTCCATATAGGTAGCGACCAAGCCCGAACGAGGGATCCCGACCGCAAGGTTACAACCCCAGTGTACGTCACTCCGCTCAGTCTCCACACAAAAGCTTCCCCGCGGCCCAACTGCCGGAGTTGTGCCGTTTGCAGAGTGGTGCCTCCAAGTCGAGCGTGGAAAACTTCACATCGTGCGCATTGTGGAGGCTGGGCTGCAGAAAATGCGGGGCGGATACCGATGTTCAACCGGTGCCATGGAACCGTAAGACGATCTTAGCTCACAAACGGGAGAGACACAGGGTATGCCCCCGGCTGACATTTCCCCAACATGCCCAGCTGTTCTCCGCATCGAAGCTGACAAATACGGGAGGGAGCAGAAACATGTTCCCGATTGCCAAGGGTATGAGACGCGGTGAATGTACGGTACTTGTGCATGAACATTGCTGTCTAGTGGCGTGATTCGAAGGTGCAGAATATTGAATTATTATACGCTAAGCAGAATATTAAAGTCGAGTGGAAGTGTGACCAGCGGAAGAAGAGCTCCCGGCCGACAAGTTGGACGATGCAGTCCGACGAACCCACGGGTCTCGCAGATCTAAATTTTAAGTTGAGCCGCAACACCGTCAATAACGGATAAAGAAACAAAAAAGCACCACAATCTACCATTACGCTGTATCCTTCTCTTCGGAACCGTTTCCGGGCAGCGCACCTTGTCGTGCTGCCTCACCAACACCTTCTGCCGCCTTGTCCGCAGCTCCCTTGGTCTTTGCAcccttcttgttcttgtggAACTTCGCAGTGAGGTTGCTAACATTGACGACTCGGAACAGCCAGTAGGTAAGAAGAGCAAGGAAAACGTTGAAAGAGATGAAGGCGAATAGGATGCCAAAGTTCCTCCAGCGCTCGCTGTAGTAGATGCTGCTGGGAGCCAGGTACTGATCGGCGTTTGAAATAGAGCAGTACCGACAGGATGCGGTAGCATCTGGGTTCTGAATGGTACCCATTGCGGCCTGAGCGTAGGGGCCAAGGTATTGACCGCAAGTCTGGCCAGCTGGTGGGTTGAAGATGGATACTTCTGTGGAGCTGCAAACCACCTTACGGCCTGCCAGCATAGTGGATACCATACCACTAACCCAGTATGTGAATGGAGAAGCACGGTACATGAACAGCCAGAATCCTGGAAGGTTGCTAGGAGTCTGCAGGACACCGTTGAAGAGGATGGCCATAAGAGTCAGGAGCGAGACCAGACCAGACGCCGTCTCAGCGTTGGGCAGGGCAGCGATGGTCATTGCTGCGAACGACGAGGTGTAAATGAGAAGCTGGATGGATAACATCAGCACCAAGCCCTGGCGGGCAGAGGGTTGTCCAACGCCAACAACCGGGTAGTAGAAGGAGGCGAACATCAAGACACCAGCGACGATGCCGTATGGCAGCTCGACCACAATGTTGGCAATCATGAAAGCAATCCAAGAATAGGCCTTGCTGGGACGTTCGCGACTCTCGTACAGATTGCGTTGAGTGATAAAGAGAGGTTGGATCTGCTGTACAAGCGAGGAGAAGATGGTGGTGAGCATGAACACGCTGAAGATGATGTTCTGCATACCAGCTTGAGTGTCGTTGGCGCCGTAGAAGGAGAAGCCGATGAAAAGACCAGCTATGACGCAAAGGAGGATCTTGGCAAAGACGTATTCGGGCATTCTCCAGTACTGCTGGAAGACACGGTAGGTGCACTCCCAAACCTGAGTCCAGAGTGGCATGGCGAATTCGGTTCCACCGGTCTCCTCAGCGACGTTGAGATCGGAGTGCTGTGTCTGTTCGTGGATTTCATCGATCTCGCGCTGTACGATCTTTGCTGCTTCGCTCCTTCTCCAGACGTTGAACCAGTCTTCACCTTGATCGTTCTTGCCAGCGTTGACAATCTCGAGCATGTACTCAGCAGGGTTCTCGTCTTCTCCGCACTTACGAGCACCACTGTTCTCAAAGTAGTCAAGAAGCTTCTGGGAGTTCTCGCCGATCTCGCCAAAGTAGACAGTCTTTCCTCCTTTGGCTAAGAACAGCAGACGATCAAACTCCTGGAAGAGGATGGCACTCGGCTGATGAATGGTACACAGGATCGCCTGGCCAGCAGAAGCAAGCTTGCGGAGGAAGGAGATGATAGACCAAGAACTCTGACTGTCAAGACCAGATGTAGGCTCATCAAGGAAGAGCAGAAGCTTGGGCTTCGCTGCTAGTTCCACACCAATGGTGAGTAACTTGCGCTGCTCGACGTTGAGACCTTCACCAGGCACACCGACAATGGCGTTTGCAAAGTCCTTCATGTTCAGCATTTTGATAACCTCCTCAACGTAATCGTATTTCTCCTGCTTCGGAACCGACTTTGGTTGACGGAGCACGGCTGAAAAGCGGAGCGCCTCGCGAACAGTGCTCGTCTCGAGATGGAGATCTTGCTGTTGGACGTAGCCAGTAGAACGCTGGAAACTGGGATCCAATGGCTTTCCGTTCACGAGCATATCACCAGTGATGACGCCCATGGTAGTACGTTGAGCAAGAGAGTCGAGAAGAGTGGTTTTTCCGGCGCCTGACACTCCCATTAATGCGGTTAGTGTGCCAGGTTTGACGTATCCAGAGACATGGTCCAATAGTCGTCGAGGTTCGCCCTTGATTTCGATGTCGTAAACCACATCTCTCCATGTAAAGACGCCCTTGGACTCCTCAACAGCGCTAACATCGGTCTCGCCGCCTTCGGCACCTGCGCTTGGTCTAGCAGACTCTTCATCGGATGACTGCTTGCCACCTTTTTCCAGCATGTAAGCCGGAACATGGCCACGCTGGAAGACAAGCTGCTCGGCAGTGTTGGTGGTGGACGAATTGAGCTCGACAGCGATGAAGTAGATGACCATGAAAAAGATCAGAAACCCAATAAGAATGCCAAAGTTGCGCCAGACGTGGGACCAGGAGTATTCGTAGGCGACTTCAATGTAGGCGTCGCCAGAAACGAATCGCTGCCCAGCCACAGAACCTTGCGAGTTGCAGATGAACGAGTCTCCCGTCAGTGTGTATCCTGCCCCCATAGGGATAAAGCTCTCGCAGGGGTACTGAACACCGTGGAACTCATTAGCGAGTAGGATCTCGAAAGCATAGAACACCGGGTTGATCCATCTGATCCACGAGAACCAGGGGTGCATGGATGGTATACGAACGACGAAACCGGTGTAGATAACGAGGATCAAGACCAGCACTCCTGCCAAAGCCATGGCTTGCGAGGCAGTCTTTGTCAATGCAGCTGTCGAACGGAAGATGGCAGCCATGACGAAGGTGCTGATGTAGGTGATCaagaagtataagaagaATTGACCGGGCGTGTATCGAAGCTGAGCGAGAAAGTACAAGACGATGTTGAAGACCGCCCCCTGAAGAAACTTGACCGGTACGTCTGCGACAATGCCGGCTATAGCCTCTGTTGCTGGATGGTAGAACGCGTAAGAATTGTGTTTTTCGACGATGGGCCTTTGGGAGTACAATCCGCTAATCTCACCAACGGAAGTCAGTGCATTGAAGAGAATAGCCAGGAACAAAACAGCTCCACGCCCTTGGAAAGAGTTGGTGCCTTTCGAGTGACCATAGTAGATAGAACCGACGATGAGAGCCATGATGAGATTAAGCATTGCCTGTGTGGCCGTGGAAGCAAAATCTCCCCAAATGCGCTGATACGCTCGAACAGTGTTGAGCTTGATCTGCATAGGAACGCTGATAAGGTACGGAGACTTGGGGCGGGCGTGCTTGGCCTGGATGTAGTTTTTCTTCTCACGGAACTCGGCAAGTGTAGAGTGTTGACCAACAGGGTTTTCCTGCTCGAACTGTTGGATTTCTTTGAGCAAGCTCTGGTACTCAGGCGAGTCGCGCCAGTACTTCTCGAACTCTTCTGGTGTGCGAGGAACCTTGTTCTCGAAGCCTTTGGCAGGCTGTCGCTCGTCGGTGTTTGTGACTGCTGTCAGGAAGTCACCGGTGGTTTGGCGTGGGGGGCAATACCAGCCCTGGCGTTCAAAGAAGCTTCGTGCTTTGTTGGCAGGGCCGAAGTAGATCTGATGTCCTTCGTACAGAACGGCCGCCTTGTCGAAACAATCGTACACACTCTGGGATGCTTGATAGATCGCGACAGCAGCGGCACCGCCGGTCATGTCAGAGCCAATCCGCAGTGAGCGAACAAATTTCAGTGCGGTTGCCGAGTCCAGACCACGAGTTGAGTTGTCCCACGAAGCAAAAGGAGCACCCGCAAGCAACATCTCAGCAACGGAAACACGCTTCCTCTCTCCACCACTGACTCCGCGGACGAAGTCGTTGCCTACTTTGGTGTTGTAGGTGTGACTCAAGCCGAGGACAGCCATGACAACCTGAGCGGTGTACTTGGCGAAGTCTTTACGGGAAGTCTCGTGGGGGCGGTGCGATGGTGTACGGACGGCGGCTGCAAACTCGAGGGTTTGACCGACTGTCAAGTGAGGGAAATGCTTGTCGACCTGAAAATCAATCTGTTAGCGTTGCCAATTTCAAGACGGAATAGCAGCAGACATACCTCTTGGTTGTAGACCGTCTCTCCCTTGAACTCCTTGATGACCTTGTGCTGCTCGATACCGTTGTAGTGAACACTGTCTCCGTCAACCTCAAGGCCGTGAAGTTCTCCTGTCAGCGCCTTGAGGAGAGTCGAGCATCCAGATCCGGGTCGACCAAGGACTACACAAAGCTCGCCGGCCTTGATGATACCATCGAAGCTGTGGAGAATCTGTTTACGGTCCTTCTTGCCGAAGCTGATAAACTCCTGTGGCCGAATGGGTGCCATCAGCATGTCGGCGACAGTCTTCTGCAACTGCAGCGCTGCGCCCGATCCATACACATTGAGGTTCTTGTACACAACGGAAAGCTTCTTCATCTCAATACCCTCGCCTTCAAGGTAATGTCTGAAGGAGCGCAAAAACTTGGTAAGATCGAAGGAGTCGCTGCTGGGGTCCATGGATGGATCATTCGGCTCTGCGATGCTGTGACGGGTTCCTTGCCGGGACATGCTCAAGCTGGTAAGAGCTCGCTGCAGATTTCTCCTTTCCTCGTCGTTAATCTCAGGTCTTGTGATTGTGCGCTCCATAGGCGAGCCTTCGCTATCGTCGGTATCTGACACCTTGGTTCCTTTCCGGGTTCGGCGCTGACCGTTGGAACCATATCGTGTGAAGGAAGAGTCGGTGGAACTCCCAGTAGCCACCTTCTCGAGAGGCACTTGGTCCTCGGCTCCATTGTGAAGATACTGGTTGTCGTTTGTTGTGCCGGCATCTTGGAAGAGCCCAACGCCAGCTCCAGCCAGTCCACCTGCTGCAAGACTGCCGGCGTCGTGTGTGTCGCGGTTCTCTGCATTAGAAAATAGGCCATAGCTGGCACGAGATGTCGAGCGTTGCACCTGTGCCTGGTCGGACGAATACTGCCCGTCAGGAAGATAGGTTTCGCGACCAGACTCTGTTCTGAGAATGCCATCAAACGGGCTGGCTAGCTCACTGACTCTAGAAGTGTGTTGTTGTGATTGTGATGTTGAGAATGACGTCGTGTTTGAAAACACCTGGTTGCCAGATGACATGTTGGTGAAGTCACCTTGATCTTGGTGATTCTGAGCCATGGCGGGCAACAACAGGTGTGAATGTCGAAGCAGTGGTTGTTATTGATCGAGATCGCAGCACCGCTTGCAGCATAATAAACACACTCGAACCCTTCCCCAACATTACATCAATGCTCAGATCTTCAGCCACTCGGAAGGCGGATCGATGAGTTGTCCGtaattagcttgtgcgctGAAAACGGACGAGCTGGGTGCCAAACAAAGGCTCCATCCGATAGGGCAGGCCTGAGCGCATCTCTACGCTACGGCGGGACGATCAGGACGAAAAGAGCTTGATTCTGCGCTTGCAGACGCGTTGATGCTCCAGACTCCAACACTAAAGGATTGGTCCCTCTGGAGCTTTGAACAATGACGTGGTGCTGACCCGGATGTGTGCGGGAGATGGAGCGCGTTCTGTAGTCTCAACAACCTGGCCAATGGTTAAAACCAGATGCACTA is part of the Ascochyta rabiei chromosome 21, complete sequence genome and harbors:
- a CDS encoding Beta-glucosidase; amino-acid sequence: MAALLSALAVLTAVNAQAYYSGSRAEDAFSYVQPLNTTILDDRGHSPAVYPSPNISTSATGGWEESVAKARAFVDQLTIEEKADMVTGQAGPCIGNIVAIPRLGFQGLCLQDGPLAIRVADYASVFSAGVSAGASWDRTLMHERGFAMGQEFKAKGAHIALSPVAGPLGRSAYAGRNWEGFAADPYLSGIAMEETIIGHQDAGVQATAKHWIGNEQETARYPVFTKNGTTTDTDTAAVSSNIDDRTIHEIYMWPFANAVKAKAASFMCSYQRINGSYSCQNSKSLNGLLKTELGFQGYVMSDWGAVHSGMASIEAGLDMNMPGGLGSYGRAFGAPSFFGGNVTLAVNNDTLDVTRVDDMIVRIMTPYYWLGQDKDFPTVDPSTPALNDFSPVDTWTREFNLTGESSRDVRGNHSALIRRHGAAGTVLLKNTGSLPLNAPRNIAVFGNDAAEPMKQLNQKNYEYGTLLAGGGSGTGQVSSLVTPLRAIQERAAENGTKIVQYFLNNTEIATSDLDDLWISELPNVCIVLLKTWAEEAADREHLNVDWDGNAVVENVASKCNNTVVVTHSSGINTLPWSDHENITAILAAHYPGEQSGYSLTDILYGDVNPSGHLPYTIAKNGSDYNAPPTTAINTTGYFDWQSWFDEKLEIDYRYFDAHNISVRYEFGFGLSYTTFNISDVTATPLENNITAHPEDRPIMPGGNPALWESIYNVTILLTNSGDVAGAGVPQLYVGFPESTPVGTPPKQLRGFEKVYLEAGESQTVGFELMRRDLSYWDIISQQWVIPEGEFTLYLGFSSRDIVKQEKITVVGA